A genomic window from Candidatus Tumulicola sp. includes:
- a CDS encoding flagellar basal body protein, with protein MIGPESAFDIAASGMAAQRMQMDLIADNLANANTARIGAPFHARAAVFETASPFAQALDSASLDAFAVSLDDEPQVAGVRLAGLVDASEQAVDPVSQMVGLVASGRAYDADIAVLQAAKQMEIEAVDIERA; from the coding sequence ATGATCGGACCGGAGTCCGCATTCGACATCGCGGCAAGCGGCATGGCCGCGCAGCGCATGCAAATGGATTTGATCGCCGACAATCTTGCCAACGCGAACACCGCGCGCATCGGAGCGCCGTTCCACGCGCGCGCGGCCGTGTTCGAGACCGCCTCGCCGTTCGCACAAGCCCTCGACTCCGCATCGCTTGACGCATTTGCGGTTTCGCTCGACGACGAGCCGCAAGTCGCGGGCGTGCGACTCGCCGGCCTCGTCGATGCCAGCGAGCAGGCGGTCGATCCGGTATCGCAGATGGTTGGGCTCGTCGCATCGGGGCGCGCATACGACGCGGACATCGCCGTGCTGCAAGCCGCCAAACAAATGGAGATCGAGGCGGTCGACATCGAGAGGGCGTGA
- the rpsI gene encoding 30S ribosomal protein S9 — protein MAVNAPSSVPRGTGRRKRAVVRVRLLPGTGEITVNSKPADQYLGRATLMQIVRQPFEATNSVGRFNVIVNAFGGGLSGQAGAIRHGIARALVQADESLRPILRKAGLLTRDPREKESKKYGRKRARKRFQFSKR, from the coding sequence ATGGCAGTCAACGCCCCATCCTCTGTGCCGCGCGGCACCGGCCGCCGCAAACGCGCCGTGGTGCGCGTGAGGCTCCTGCCCGGCACCGGCGAGATCACCGTCAACTCGAAACCCGCGGATCAATATCTCGGGCGTGCCACGCTCATGCAGATCGTGCGTCAGCCGTTTGAGGCGACCAACAGCGTCGGGCGTTTCAACGTCATCGTCAACGCGTTCGGCGGCGGGTTGAGCGGTCAGGCCGGCGCGATCCGCCACGGCATCGCGCGAGCGCTGGTGCAAGCCGACGAGAGCCTCCGCCCGATCCTGCGCAAGGCGGGCCTGCTGACGCGCGATCCGCGCGAAAAAGAGTCGAAAAAATACGGGCGCAAACGCGCTCGCAAACGCTTCCAGTTCAGCAAGAGATAG
- a CDS encoding flagellar M-ring protein FliF C-terminal domain-containing protein: MLARLPPSLPRVLERCVVWVRRRKTPVGAGVVAAAACAAAIIAIARGTAFVPLFDAPLHATQAGEVAQALTLWNEPFQTGSQGTQVYVAAGRRKDVLLKLVMAGLPHRYVPTTADVLQTPDGPLTPQTVVDDRRRSGIEGDLVESLRRVDGVADASVVIAPAAGDLFADQAQRTPPSASVQLIVQPGANLSASTVAGVRRFVAAAYPGLTEERVTVVDGAGAVLNVVADRSASKELRVQGAVQSALDAVLGSGVAVVRVSVRAAPGEHSVQTTRVTPHGLLDADTGRERGTENGRKLDKERTTRHYAYDTVVERRTSPPDAIGTLSVAVFLDAARVDSGKTQTIAALVRAAAGADLQAGDDVVVESVPFAPHAAVTLTPAAPRPVLVRAILPATAAVALTLLGLFAWPHVAAARRTPPVDGETARLRAMLDRESPHAAAYVLSNVPRTTRERVLQSASPARRATIETWLRRDRRA, encoded by the coding sequence ATGCTGGCGCGCCTGCCGCCGTCGTTGCCGCGCGTGCTGGAACGATGCGTGGTATGGGTCCGACGGCGCAAGACTCCGGTCGGTGCTGGAGTCGTGGCCGCCGCGGCGTGTGCCGCCGCCATCATCGCGATAGCGCGCGGCACGGCATTCGTGCCGCTCTTCGACGCGCCGCTGCACGCAACGCAGGCAGGTGAGGTCGCCCAGGCGCTGACGCTGTGGAACGAACCGTTTCAAACGGGTTCGCAGGGGACGCAAGTGTACGTGGCCGCGGGTCGGCGCAAGGATGTTCTCTTGAAGCTCGTCATGGCCGGTTTGCCCCACCGCTACGTGCCCACTACGGCCGACGTTCTCCAGACCCCGGACGGGCCGCTCACTCCGCAAACGGTTGTAGACGATCGCCGCCGCTCGGGCATCGAGGGCGACTTGGTTGAAAGCTTGCGTCGCGTTGACGGAGTCGCGGACGCATCCGTCGTCATCGCGCCGGCGGCGGGCGATTTGTTCGCGGATCAAGCGCAGCGGACGCCGCCGAGCGCGAGCGTTCAGTTGATCGTTCAGCCGGGCGCGAACTTGTCCGCGAGTACCGTAGCCGGCGTCCGGCGCTTTGTCGCCGCGGCGTACCCCGGTCTCACGGAGGAGCGCGTCACCGTGGTGGATGGCGCCGGCGCGGTGCTGAACGTCGTGGCAGATCGCTCCGCGTCAAAAGAGTTGCGCGTGCAAGGCGCGGTTCAAAGCGCGCTCGATGCCGTGCTCGGTTCCGGCGTCGCAGTCGTGCGCGTCAGCGTACGCGCGGCGCCCGGAGAGCACAGCGTGCAGACCACGCGGGTGACACCGCATGGGCTTCTTGACGCCGATACGGGGCGCGAGCGCGGCACCGAGAACGGTCGCAAGTTGGATAAGGAGCGCACCACTCGGCACTACGCTTACGATACGGTCGTCGAGCGTCGCACGTCGCCTCCCGATGCCATCGGGACGCTGTCGGTCGCCGTGTTCCTTGACGCCGCTCGTGTCGACTCGGGCAAGACGCAGACGATCGCCGCGCTCGTGCGAGCGGCCGCTGGAGCAGACCTCCAGGCCGGCGACGACGTGGTCGTGGAATCGGTCCCTTTCGCGCCACATGCTGCGGTGACGCTGACACCGGCGGCGCCGCGGCCCGTGCTCGTCCGCGCTATCCTGCCCGCGACCGCCGCCGTGGCGTTGACGTTGCTTGGTCTTTTTGCTTGGCCCCACGTCGCCGCTGCACGCCGCACGCCGCCCGTGGACGGGGAAACGGCGCGTTTGCGGGCCATGCTGGATCGGGAGTCACCGCATGCCGCGGCATACGTCCTGTCAAACGTGCCGCGCACGACGCGCGAACGCGTGCTGCAATCGGCGAGCCCTGCGCGGCGCGCGACGATCGAAACGTGGCTGAGACGCGATCGACGTGCGTGA
- a CDS encoding GAF domain-containing protein — protein MNEALAPKPSISSFNSALDEMRWFESSLLKARFVGILIGATVFLLLPLPQGRWLQLVGVVAWFAAGLVAAAIVRRATSDAVVIWTGRSLLALDFLIASGIIVLYMATLPDVWGGFLVFIVIAAARARVSGAIFMASLTTVLLTVMRVVPNLPETGHWASLLVQLSVAWIVVLTLGVILQAARLQRDAIAEQRAAHDLNLEEYAAMSEAAQAQARMLQQVMDLAVVLLRERNLPSLLARILESTLQVFRFECGAVYVAQRDTETYVCTATIGYPPQIAERLHGRQVSFAQMGLRIDRRFAIRPDVYYAPVERQTWHTDPEFCRNPEALYEARRETGRWHEADLLLFTLQSSSGEIIGVLAADSPADGRVPSQQTLDASAVFVRLAAAAIETVHLVSAEQRRAEDLSEQNVAIRRMHADAQAIAEQRRAYAHRLERILDVSTAIFSEHDLDTLLKRILRLTLDMFGFSGGTILLRDPMSHKFVRRAAVGYSTNVVGEEIQPREVEDSMNERTRVRDTFYYAPKELGITGGVTRHPDRASLPRTAAGAWHEDDMLIFPIFNSSGRTIGLLSPDDPKDGRVPGEETVRTIEVFAQLAGIAVETARLRAAARQPV, from the coding sequence ATGAACGAAGCGCTCGCCCCGAAACCTTCCATCTCCAGCTTTAATTCGGCGCTCGACGAAATGCGCTGGTTCGAAAGCAGTTTGCTCAAAGCGCGCTTCGTCGGCATCCTCATCGGCGCCACCGTGTTCTTGCTCTTGCCGCTGCCTCAAGGCCGCTGGCTGCAGCTTGTCGGCGTTGTGGCGTGGTTCGCCGCAGGCCTCGTCGCCGCAGCCATCGTGCGGCGGGCGACGAGCGACGCCGTCGTAATTTGGACCGGTAGGTCACTCCTCGCGCTGGACTTCCTCATCGCATCGGGCATCATCGTGCTGTACATGGCGACGCTGCCCGATGTGTGGGGAGGTTTCTTGGTCTTCATCGTGATCGCCGCGGCCCGCGCACGCGTCAGCGGCGCCATTTTCATGGCGTCCCTTACCACGGTGCTGTTGACCGTCATGCGCGTGGTGCCCAACCTGCCTGAAACCGGGCACTGGGCGTCGCTGCTGGTCCAGCTCAGCGTGGCGTGGATCGTGGTCTTGACGCTCGGCGTCATTCTGCAAGCCGCGCGGCTCCAGCGCGACGCGATCGCGGAACAACGCGCGGCGCACGACCTCAATCTGGAGGAGTACGCGGCGATGAGCGAGGCGGCTCAGGCGCAAGCGCGCATGTTGCAACAGGTCATGGATCTGGCGGTCGTGCTGCTGCGCGAGCGCAACCTGCCCTCGCTGCTCGCGCGCATCTTGGAATCGACGCTACAAGTCTTCCGCTTCGAGTGCGGCGCGGTGTACGTGGCGCAACGCGACACCGAAACATACGTCTGCACGGCGACGATCGGCTATCCGCCGCAGATCGCCGAGCGGCTGCACGGACGCCAAGTCTCTTTTGCGCAGATGGGTCTGCGCATCGACCGGCGCTTTGCGATCCGCCCGGACGTCTACTATGCGCCGGTCGAGCGGCAGACGTGGCACACCGACCCGGAGTTCTGCCGCAATCCCGAAGCGCTCTACGAAGCGCGCCGCGAGACCGGCCGCTGGCACGAGGCCGACTTGCTGCTCTTCACGCTGCAGTCTTCCAGCGGCGAGATCATCGGCGTGCTGGCGGCGGACTCGCCGGCCGACGGGCGCGTGCCGTCGCAGCAGACGCTTGACGCCAGCGCAGTGTTCGTGCGGCTCGCCGCAGCTGCGATCGAGACCGTGCACTTGGTATCGGCCGAGCAGCGGCGCGCAGAAGATCTGAGCGAACAGAACGTGGCGATCCGGCGCATGCACGCCGACGCCCAGGCGATCGCGGAGCAACGGCGCGCTTACGCCCACCGCCTCGAGCGCATCCTCGACGTCTCTACTGCCATTTTCAGCGAGCACGACCTCGACACGCTGCTCAAACGCATCCTCAGACTGACGCTCGACATGTTCGGGTTTTCCGGCGGAACCATTTTGCTGCGCGACCCGATGAGCCACAAGTTCGTGCGCCGCGCAGCGGTCGGCTACTCGACCAACGTCGTCGGCGAGGAGATCCAGCCCCGCGAGGTCGAGGACAGCATGAACGAGCGCACGCGCGTGCGTGACACCTTCTACTATGCGCCGAAGGAGCTCGGCATCACGGGCGGCGTGACCCGCCATCCCGATCGCGCGTCATTGCCCCGAACCGCGGCCGGCGCTTGGCACGAAGATGACATGCTCATCTTCCCGATCTTCAATTCATCGGGGCGCACGATCGGCTTGCTCTCGCCGGACGACCCGAAAGATGGGCGCGTGCCCGGTGAAGAAACGGTGCGCACGATCGAGGTGTTCGCGCAGCTCGCCGGCATCGCGGTGGAAACGGCGCGCCTCAGAGCGGCCGCCCGCCAGCCCGTCTAA
- a CDS encoding adenylate/guanylate cyclase domain-containing protein translates to MEHDRRENPWEKIAARLDEALDETRSLTEPAPSTRTSSTATKLLDLLARARREVHARELEASVASTRAQRLQDELEHQQRRADVLARIGKTLNAVRDLPVLVQLISDLAVEATGAERAIVLLPSRPDQRPEGRPERPELSAGTNLDPHIMTRPEFAVSRWIIEHVCHDGIPIVTTDAQNDPVVRDAPSVRSLHIRSIVCVPINNGNIVLGAIYVDSRIGADNPLNHDPELLGAIAEQAAITIENARSFEDLSHGLDELFALKSQNDEILESIASGVVVLDKQDVVRRFNRGAEMTFGLSASSVEGRHARALNTWLPGFTTLLEQFRSTTDARTRVELTGSHAERGPIVLQLTFFSIRSQAGTSGTAIVFNDLTASRALESANRAQLEKSERIARSFERYLAPHVVNSLMMDPDAVPLGGTRLICTMLFADIRGFTELSERLMPEEVVEILNRYLAATANVVFANLGLLDKYYGDGLMAVFGAPRPAADDAQRAVTAARQIMQQIERLNAARGANWPLAVSIGLATGDVVAGNIGSEQRLEYTVVGNAVNLAFRLQAIAEPSQILADAATYEKVQGQVTATRRQARIKGKVGPTPVYVLHG, encoded by the coding sequence ATGGAACACGACCGGCGCGAGAATCCCTGGGAGAAGATCGCGGCCCGGCTCGATGAGGCGTTGGACGAGACGCGCAGCCTCACCGAACCGGCTCCTTCGACGCGCACCTCGTCGACCGCCACGAAGCTGCTCGACCTGCTCGCGCGCGCCCGCCGCGAGGTGCACGCCCGCGAATTGGAAGCCAGTGTAGCCTCGACCCGCGCGCAACGGCTGCAGGACGAACTCGAGCACCAGCAGCGGCGCGCAGACGTGTTGGCGCGCATCGGCAAGACCCTCAATGCCGTGCGCGACCTGCCGGTACTGGTGCAGTTGATCAGCGATCTCGCGGTTGAAGCGACGGGCGCGGAACGCGCTATCGTCCTGCTCCCCTCACGTCCGGACCAGCGCCCCGAAGGACGGCCTGAGCGACCAGAGCTCAGCGCAGGCACGAACCTCGATCCGCACATCATGACGAGGCCGGAATTCGCGGTGAGCCGCTGGATCATCGAGCACGTGTGCCACGACGGCATCCCGATCGTGACGACCGATGCGCAGAACGATCCGGTCGTGCGCGACGCGCCCAGTGTCCGCTCCCTGCATATCCGCTCGATCGTGTGCGTGCCCATCAATAACGGGAACATCGTGCTCGGGGCGATCTACGTCGACTCGCGCATCGGCGCCGACAATCCGCTCAATCACGATCCCGAACTGCTTGGGGCCATCGCCGAACAAGCCGCGATCACCATCGAGAACGCGCGCTCGTTTGAAGACCTGTCGCATGGTTTGGACGAGCTCTTCGCGCTCAAGTCGCAGAACGACGAGATCCTCGAGTCGATCGCGTCGGGCGTCGTGGTGCTTGACAAGCAGGACGTGGTGCGTCGATTCAACCGTGGCGCAGAGATGACGTTCGGCCTGTCGGCATCAAGCGTTGAGGGCCGGCATGCGCGGGCGCTCAACACGTGGCTGCCCGGATTCACCACGTTGCTGGAACAATTCCGGTCGACCACTGACGCGCGGACCAGAGTCGAGCTCACCGGGTCGCATGCCGAGCGCGGCCCGATCGTGCTCCAGTTGACCTTCTTCAGCATCCGCTCGCAGGCCGGCACGAGCGGCACTGCGATCGTGTTCAACGACCTCACCGCGAGTCGCGCGCTTGAATCCGCCAATCGCGCCCAACTCGAGAAGAGCGAGCGCATCGCGCGCTCCTTCGAGCGCTACTTGGCGCCGCACGTCGTCAACAGTCTGATGATGGACCCCGATGCCGTGCCGCTCGGCGGCACGCGCCTGATCTGTACGATGCTTTTCGCCGACATCCGCGGTTTCACCGAACTTTCCGAACGGCTGATGCCTGAGGAGGTGGTCGAAATCCTCAACCGCTACCTCGCGGCGACCGCGAACGTCGTCTTTGCGAACCTGGGCCTGCTCGACAAGTATTACGGTGACGGCCTGATGGCGGTCTTCGGGGCGCCGAGGCCTGCGGCCGACGACGCCCAACGCGCGGTCACGGCGGCTCGCCAGATCATGCAGCAAATCGAGCGCCTCAACGCCGCGCGCGGCGCCAACTGGCCGCTCGCCGTCAGCATCGGTCTGGCCACCGGCGACGTCGTGGCCGGCAACATCGGCTCCGAACAGCGCCTCGAGTACACCGTCGTCGGCAACGCGGTCAACCTGGCGTTTCGGCTGCAAGCCATCGCGGAACCTAGCCAGATCCTCGCCGATGCCGCGACCTACGAAAAGGTGCAAGGGCAGGTGACGGCAACGCGTCGTCAAGCCCGCATCAAAGGCAAGGTCGGGCCAACTCCGGTATACGTCCTGCACGGCTGA
- a CDS encoding FliH/SctL family protein produces the protein MRDARFEPLCPRKLVAARIEIEHARAETPAQDDPGPNAPAQATPDPPPADPDPPPVELAELEDIATLRLEAARFAGIACARAMRRSLAHYPRLIDQFVDDALRACGRPRSAVVRLHPKDAKHASARPGVDIVADDALQPGACEVDVAEGKVGASIEQRAACLAMAASEHA, from the coding sequence GTGCGTGATGCGCGTTTCGAACCGCTTTGCCCGCGCAAACTCGTCGCCGCACGCATCGAGATCGAGCACGCGCGGGCCGAAACACCGGCTCAGGACGATCCCGGTCCGAACGCTCCAGCGCAGGCTACGCCAGATCCGCCGCCTGCGGATCCAGACCCGCCGCCGGTTGAGCTCGCCGAACTCGAAGACATCGCAACGCTCCGGCTTGAAGCCGCGCGCTTTGCGGGTATCGCTTGCGCCCGCGCAATGCGTCGTTCGCTCGCGCACTATCCGCGCCTCATCGATCAATTCGTGGACGATGCTCTGCGAGCGTGCGGCCGCCCGCGCAGCGCCGTAGTGCGACTCCATCCCAAGGACGCGAAGCACGCATCTGCTCGCCCCGGCGTGGACATCGTCGCGGACGACGCGCTGCAGCCCGGGGCATGCGAGGTCGACGTCGCTGAAGGCAAGGTCGGCGCCTCGATCGAGCAACGCGCCGCTTGTCTGGCAATGGCCGCGAGCGAACATGCGTGA
- the rplM gene encoding 50S ribosomal protein L13 gives MRTRLMSKNSAQRTWFLVDARDKTLGRLATRVASVLIGKHKPDFTPHADTGDCVVVVNAGKVHLTGKKLTTKLYRQHSQFPGGLYTRTAGEIKNDRPERLIEWAVRGMLPLNKLRAPRMKRLRVFAGAEHDHMSQQPQQLKGI, from the coding sequence ATGCGCACCCGTTTGATGTCCAAGAACTCCGCCCAGCGGACCTGGTTCCTCGTCGACGCAAGGGATAAAACCCTCGGCCGCCTAGCCACGCGCGTGGCGAGCGTACTGATCGGCAAGCACAAGCCCGATTTCACGCCTCACGCCGACACCGGTGACTGCGTGGTCGTCGTCAACGCCGGGAAGGTCCACCTGACCGGCAAGAAACTGACGACGAAGCTCTACCGGCAGCATTCGCAATTCCCGGGCGGCTTGTACACGCGCACGGCAGGTGAGATCAAGAACGACAGGCCGGAACGCCTCATCGAGTGGGCGGTGCGCGGCATGCTCCCGCTCAACAAACTGCGCGCGCCTCGCATGAAACGACTGCGCGTTTTCGCCGGTGCGGAGCATGACCACATGTCGCAGCAGCCGCAACAGCTAAAAGGAATATAA